One genomic window of Corallococcus caeni includes the following:
- a CDS encoding fimbria/pilus outer membrane usher protein yields MACSSPQPARPRRAPVAVLSWVLWLWLAALPAAALPPAPEERLVLALEVNGVARGEVFPLRSDGRLLMESGELLRAGILPSMLPGRRETRDGRTYLVLDEAAPDLRYTLDERRALLRVTVSLAALPLSFVDLRAGARPDALEVSQPASGFLNYAARMVGSRLSLQADAGASLRGALLTTTASWAPGAPPVRGLTRLSFDEPSRLLRWTFGDAITSGGPLGGGAVLAGLHVSREFGLDPYGVYVPTVGRVEGVSTPSTLEVYVNDMLVRRLELPPGPVSLQDLPLARGANQARYVIRDAFGRTREVTERFYLASDLLAPGYSDLALSAGFRREHLSTASFDYGPPALIARYRRGMSSGSTVGARLEAALDRVSGGPELARGLPVGELSLSLSGSFADGHAGAAGQLKYAFLGRQLGLGLFARAMSRGYSTVSLEPEEDRPLLEAGGSVTTSLGRVGSVGVQGSASSWKGQGRAFRVTALGGARLTRTLSLAVSAGRAAGPGQPAAWEGQLSLSLVLGAHATARLWREQGERQGSTAMDVLRTPPVGGGWGYRVQGQHGVQDLLDASAEYQGTAGRAAAGAEWREGVLTPRAEVSGALVAMDGEVLPTRSVEQGFALVRVPGAAHVQVRLNNQDVGRTNASGAAIVPGLLPYYANRVSISEQDLPPEFAVAEVEHAVAPVFRGGALVRFDARRFRALRGTVVLKGPGGPVIPSFGELAVTLDAVRGLERRSPLGRQGEFELEGLEPGLYRATVESPGGTCVFILTVPSGGPDITELGQLRCGR; encoded by the coding sequence ATGGCGTGCTCCAGCCCCCAGCCCGCCCGGCCCCGCCGCGCGCCCGTCGCCGTCCTCTCGTGGGTGCTCTGGCTCTGGCTCGCCGCGCTTCCCGCGGCGGCCCTGCCCCCCGCGCCGGAGGAGCGGCTGGTGCTGGCGCTGGAGGTCAACGGAGTGGCCCGCGGTGAAGTCTTCCCGCTGCGCAGCGACGGGCGGCTGCTCATGGAGAGCGGGGAGTTGCTCCGCGCGGGCATCCTCCCTTCCATGCTGCCCGGCCGCCGCGAGACGCGTGACGGGCGCACGTACCTCGTCCTGGACGAGGCCGCGCCCGACCTGCGCTACACGCTCGACGAGCGGCGGGCCCTGCTCCGCGTCACCGTCTCCCTCGCCGCGCTTCCCCTGTCGTTCGTGGACCTGCGTGCCGGCGCGCGGCCGGACGCGCTGGAGGTCTCCCAGCCCGCCAGCGGCTTCCTCAACTACGCCGCGCGCATGGTGGGAAGCCGGCTGTCGCTGCAGGCCGATGCCGGCGCGAGCCTGCGCGGCGCGCTCCTCACCACCACGGCCTCCTGGGCGCCGGGGGCACCGCCCGTCCGCGGGCTGACGCGGCTCTCCTTCGACGAACCGTCCCGGCTGCTGCGCTGGACCTTCGGGGACGCCATCACCTCCGGCGGTCCGCTCGGCGGCGGCGCGGTGCTGGCCGGCCTCCACGTGTCGCGCGAGTTCGGGCTGGACCCCTATGGCGTCTACGTCCCCACCGTCGGGCGGGTGGAGGGTGTCTCGACGCCGTCCACGCTGGAGGTCTACGTCAACGACATGCTCGTGCGCCGGCTCGAGCTGCCGCCCGGCCCCGTCTCGCTGCAGGACCTGCCGCTGGCGCGCGGCGCCAACCAGGCCCGGTATGTGATTCGGGATGCCTTTGGCCGCACGCGCGAGGTGACCGAGCGCTTCTACCTGGCGTCCGACTTGCTGGCGCCAGGGTACAGCGACCTGGCGCTGTCCGCGGGCTTCCGCCGGGAGCACCTGTCCACGGCCAGCTTCGACTACGGCCCCCCGGCGCTCATCGCGCGGTACCGCCGGGGCATGAGCTCGGGCTCCACGGTGGGCGCCCGGCTGGAGGCCGCGCTGGACCGCGTCAGCGGCGGTCCGGAGCTCGCGCGCGGGCTGCCCGTGGGAGAGCTGTCCCTGTCGCTGTCCGGCAGCTTCGCGGACGGGCACGCGGGGGCGGCGGGCCAGCTGAAGTATGCCTTCCTGGGCCGCCAGCTCGGCCTCGGCCTCTTCGCTCGCGCCATGAGCAGGGGCTACTCGACGGTGAGCCTCGAACCGGAGGAGGACCGCCCGTTGCTGGAGGCGGGGGGCTCGGTGACCACGTCGCTCGGGCGCGTCGGCTCGGTGGGCGTCCAGGGCTCCGCGTCGTCCTGGAAGGGACAGGGCCGCGCGTTCCGCGTCACCGCGCTCGGCGGCGCGCGGCTGACGCGCACGCTCTCGCTCGCTGTCTCGGCGGGCCGGGCCGCGGGGCCGGGCCAGCCCGCCGCGTGGGAGGGGCAGCTGTCGCTGAGCCTCGTGCTCGGCGCGCACGCCACGGCCAGACTCTGGCGGGAGCAGGGCGAGCGGCAGGGCTCCACGGCGATGGACGTGCTGCGCACGCCTCCCGTGGGCGGAGGGTGGGGCTATCGGGTGCAGGGACAGCACGGCGTCCAGGACTTGCTCGATGCGAGCGCCGAGTACCAGGGCACCGCCGGACGCGCCGCCGCGGGCGCCGAGTGGCGCGAGGGCGTGCTGACCCCGCGGGCCGAGGTGTCCGGCGCGCTCGTCGCCATGGATGGCGAGGTGCTGCCCACCCGCTCCGTCGAGCAGGGCTTCGCGCTCGTGCGCGTCCCCGGCGCGGCCCACGTCCAGGTCCGCCTCAACAACCAGGACGTCGGGAGGACGAATGCGTCCGGGGCCGCCATCGTTCCCGGGCTGCTGCCCTACTACGCGAACCGCGTCTCCATCTCCGAACAGGACCTGCCCCCGGAGTTCGCCGTCGCGGAGGTCGAGCACGCCGTGGCGCCCGTGTTCCGTGGAGGGGCGCTCGTGCGCTTCGACGCCCGGCGCTTCCGGGCGCTCCGGGGCACGGTCGTCCTCAAGGGGCCGGGCGGGCCCGTGATCCCCTCGTTCGGTGAGCTCGCCGTCACGCTCGACGCCGTGCGCGGGCTGGAGCGGCGCTCGCCCCTGGGCCGCCAGGGCGAGTTCGAGCTGGAGGGCCTGGAGCCGGGGCTCTACCGGGCGACCGTCGAGTCCCCCGGCGGCACCTGCGTGTTCATCCTCACCGTGCCCTCCGGCGGGCCCGACATCACCGAACTGGGACAACTGAGATGCGGAAGATGA
- a CDS encoding ATP-binding protein encodes MTTLPLILVFRSAMPEALRRALEEAGRLRGCTSPHEAARSIRSGWGQVVICDRVPGWQALVARVESAGGAAILWGAPPTPEEGRQLIPPGVEALEDPASILDAVARAERRRQARLERGTPADVLPPGEAVERAIRFTQSIASQATLHDVIAESMACARDLCDADGAMLLLVDPDTGDLCLLPQCEGTAAPARLHPDQGVASRVAREARPLLVTDAGPGAELSSSHGAFAGFRPGSVVAVPLLFSGDVIGVLEAVRGVDRPAFTARELRCLEQLAPHVAVSVHNTQTRLALYESREELLRYNLRLEERVRERTAQIARAQREWVATFDSIGEPVALQDGFTLRRANLAYARRAGVAVKELPGKTCHELLARRDSPCPGCPLGAPSKPPLSGDIRLPDGTVFTFHGFKLLDDTAGDSVVVHYRDITAKKLLEAKLRESERLASVGQLASGAAHEINNPLAFMVSNLRNLSESLQEVSQQLQVLHGAARAFASGQRGDAERALCGVDFEALDGELREGLVMIDESLAGGERVGNIVRSLRELSRLEMTREELTRVNDSVLRSVRAEFGEDARAVGLELSARARTWLSPLHLDQALGHVLRNARQAIQPGQRVFVRTWDEERTVVIEVQDEGRGIPQECLGRVFEPFFTVAGIGRSVGLGLTAAHGIVERSGGTIDIQSRVHHGTTVRITLPRAEAPAFPASAEGLGPDAVAEAAV; translated from the coding sequence GTGACGACACTCCCCCTCATCCTGGTCTTCCGCTCCGCCATGCCGGAGGCGCTCCGCCGCGCGCTCGAGGAGGCGGGGCGGCTCCGCGGGTGTACGAGTCCCCACGAGGCGGCCCGCTCCATCAGGTCTGGCTGGGGCCAGGTGGTCATCTGCGACCGGGTGCCGGGCTGGCAGGCGCTCGTCGCTCGCGTCGAGAGCGCGGGAGGCGCGGCCATCCTCTGGGGCGCTCCCCCCACGCCGGAGGAGGGAAGGCAGCTCATCCCTCCCGGCGTGGAGGCGCTCGAGGACCCCGCCTCCATCCTCGACGCCGTCGCGCGCGCGGAGCGGCGCAGGCAGGCCCGCCTGGAGCGGGGCACCCCGGCTGACGTCCTCCCGCCTGGAGAGGCGGTGGAGCGGGCCATCCGCTTCACCCAGTCCATCGCCAGCCAGGCCACCCTGCACGACGTCATCGCCGAGTCCATGGCGTGCGCGAGGGATCTGTGCGACGCGGATGGTGCCATGCTCCTGCTGGTCGACCCTGACACGGGCGACCTCTGCCTCCTGCCCCAGTGCGAGGGCACGGCGGCGCCGGCCCGGCTCCATCCAGACCAGGGGGTCGCCAGCAGGGTGGCCCGTGAGGCCCGGCCCCTGCTCGTGACGGACGCGGGCCCCGGTGCGGAGCTGTCCTCCTCGCACGGCGCCTTCGCCGGCTTCAGGCCGGGCTCGGTCGTCGCCGTTCCCCTCCTGTTCTCGGGGGATGTCATCGGCGTGCTCGAGGCCGTCCGTGGCGTGGACCGTCCCGCCTTCACCGCCAGGGAGCTTCGCTGCCTGGAGCAGCTGGCGCCGCACGTGGCCGTCTCGGTGCACAACACGCAGACGCGGCTGGCACTGTACGAGAGCCGGGAGGAGCTCCTCCGCTACAACCTCCGGCTGGAGGAGCGGGTGCGCGAGCGGACCGCGCAGATTGCCCGGGCCCAGCGCGAGTGGGTGGCCACGTTCGACTCCATCGGTGAGCCGGTGGCCTTGCAGGACGGCTTCACCCTCCGGCGCGCCAACCTCGCCTATGCGCGTCGGGCCGGCGTGGCCGTGAAGGAGCTGCCGGGGAAGACCTGCCACGAGCTGCTCGCGAGGCGTGACAGCCCCTGCCCCGGCTGCCCCCTGGGCGCGCCGTCGAAGCCCCCCCTCTCGGGCGACATCCGCCTGCCAGATGGAACCGTCTTCACCTTCCACGGGTTCAAGCTGCTCGACGACACGGCGGGCGACTCCGTGGTGGTGCACTACCGCGACATCACCGCCAAGAAGCTCCTCGAAGCGAAGCTGCGGGAGAGCGAGCGACTCGCCTCGGTGGGACAGCTCGCCTCCGGAGCGGCGCACGAAATCAACAACCCGCTGGCCTTCATGGTCTCCAACCTGCGCAACCTCTCCGAGTCCCTCCAGGAGGTCTCCCAGCAACTCCAGGTCCTTCACGGCGCGGCGCGGGCGTTCGCCTCCGGGCAGCGGGGCGACGCGGAGCGCGCCCTCTGCGGCGTGGACTTCGAGGCGCTCGACGGGGAACTGCGGGAAGGACTCGTCATGATTGACGAGTCGCTCGCCGGAGGGGAGCGGGTCGGCAACATCGTTCGCAGCCTCCGCGAGCTGTCGCGGCTCGAGATGACCCGTGAGGAGCTCACGCGCGTCAATGACTCCGTCCTCCGCTCGGTGCGGGCGGAGTTCGGGGAGGACGCGCGGGCCGTGGGGCTGGAGCTGTCCGCGCGCGCGCGGACCTGGCTGTCTCCGCTCCACCTGGACCAGGCCCTCGGGCACGTGCTGCGCAATGCGCGTCAGGCGATCCAACCCGGGCAGCGCGTCTTCGTGAGGACCTGGGATGAAGAGCGGACCGTCGTCATCGAGGTTCAAGACGAGGGCCGCGGCATTCCCCAGGAGTGCCTGGGCCGGGTCTTCGAGCCGTTCTTCACGGTGGCTGGAATCGGCAGGAGCGTGGGGCTGGGCCTGACGGCGGCCCATGGCATCGTCGAGCGCAGCGGCGGCACCATCGACATCCAGTCCCGCGTCCACCACGGCACCACCGTCCGCATCACGCTGCCACGCGCGGAGGCCCCCGCCTTCCCCGCCAGCGCCGAGGGCCTCGGCCCGGACGCCGTAGCCGAAGCGGCTGTTTGA
- a CDS encoding fimbrial biogenesis chaperone, translating into MARPARSFPTLLLGLLLLVTTGAGASDFQVSPVRVDVGDRVRSALLTVRNQGQEPLRLQVTAFAWDQDSRGEQRLTATTDVSFFPSLLSLEAGEVRNIRVGVAGAPGATERTYRLIIEQLPPLVRGGSSPPGIRVLTRMSIPVFMAPVRGAGIGGIRAPCLKAGAVAFSVYNKGTAHFLVQSVHVRGLDAAGAVVMERQLPGWYVLAGGRRDYTLDLTAPLVRQIRRITVDARTDVSNLSGSFDVAAGVCSS; encoded by the coding sequence ATGGCTCGGCCCGCCCGCTCCTTCCCCACGCTCCTCCTGGGGCTCCTGCTGCTCGTCACCACGGGCGCCGGGGCTTCCGACTTCCAGGTCAGCCCGGTCCGCGTGGACGTCGGTGACCGGGTGCGCTCCGCGCTGCTGACGGTGCGCAACCAGGGCCAGGAGCCGCTCCGGCTCCAGGTCACCGCGTTCGCCTGGGACCAGGACTCGCGCGGAGAGCAGCGGCTCACCGCGACGACGGATGTCTCGTTCTTCCCCTCCCTCCTGTCGTTGGAGGCGGGAGAGGTGCGGAACATCCGGGTCGGAGTGGCGGGAGCTCCGGGCGCGACCGAGCGCACGTACCGGCTCATCATCGAGCAGCTTCCGCCGCTCGTCCGCGGCGGAAGCTCGCCTCCGGGCATCCGCGTCCTCACGCGGATGTCCATCCCCGTCTTCATGGCCCCGGTTCGCGGCGCGGGTATCGGGGGCATCCGCGCGCCCTGCCTCAAGGCAGGCGCCGTCGCCTTCTCCGTCTACAACAAAGGCACCGCCCACTTCCTCGTGCAATCCGTGCACGTCCGCGGGCTGGACGCGGCGGGGGCCGTCGTCATGGAGCGGCAGCTCCCCGGCTGGTACGTGCTCGCCGGCGGCCGGCGGGACTACACGCTCGACCTTACCGCGCCTCTCGTCCGCCAGATCCGCCGCATCACGGTGGACGCGCGGACGGACGTCTCCAACCTCTCCGGCAGCTTCGACGTGGCTGCTGGCGTCTGCTCCTCCTGA
- a CDS encoding response regulator, translating into MQHRPPRSILIVDDEASVIHALRRCLRKENCEILHASGPHEALKVLNDTPTDLVISDHLMGDMTGLAFLKLVRDRHPDCVRMLLTGQADMQTAIAAINHGGIYRFLTKPWDDMELRVTVNLAFDHLKRERENRLLMARARNPALQNKMARVELSRPLPPPHLPSIIRDADGAILLPAEPDSELAPA; encoded by the coding sequence ATGCAACACAGGCCCCCCCGGAGCATTCTCATCGTGGATGACGAGGCCAGCGTCATCCATGCCCTGCGCCGCTGCCTGCGCAAGGAGAACTGCGAAATCCTGCACGCCAGCGGCCCTCATGAGGCGCTGAAGGTGCTCAATGACACGCCGACCGACCTCGTCATCTCGGACCACCTGATGGGGGACATGACGGGCCTTGCGTTCCTCAAGCTCGTGCGCGACAGGCACCCCGACTGCGTCCGCATGCTGCTGACCGGTCAGGCCGATATGCAGACGGCCATCGCCGCCATCAATCACGGAGGAATCTACCGCTTCCTCACCAAGCCCTGGGACGACATGGAGCTGCGGGTGACGGTGAACCTCGCCTTCGACCATCTCAAGCGCGAGCGTGAGAACCGTCTGCTGATGGCCCGGGCCCGGAACCCCGCGCTCCAAAACAAGATGGCTCGAGTCGAGCTGTCGCGTCCCCTGCCGCCGCCGCACCTGCCCAGCATCATCCGGGACGCCGACGGCGCCATCCTCCTCCCCGCTGAGCCGGACTCCGAGCTCGCACCCGCCTGA
- a CDS encoding type IV pilus modification PilV family protein: MKTRGLSKGRGVALMETMVASVVLVMGLMAALTLMVETNRANRRTLTATQAQTLAEQTLENIVSMGCTRAPPCGNIATLDGSRSKVWQTAAGAVLTTRPQAPIVAREYEIAVDVDGAVQPGLNENGSLGQPPLNRSLRGMGPGNLVNVRVSVSWVEPARSGRQVVVLQTRMAP; this comes from the coding sequence ATGAAGACCCGGGGACTCAGCAAAGGCCGCGGCGTCGCGCTGATGGAGACGATGGTCGCTTCGGTGGTCCTCGTCATGGGGCTGATGGCGGCCCTGACGCTGATGGTGGAGACGAACCGCGCCAACCGCCGGACCCTCACCGCCACCCAGGCGCAGACCCTCGCCGAGCAGACCCTGGAGAACATCGTCTCCATGGGCTGCACGCGCGCACCGCCGTGCGGCAACATCGCCACGCTGGATGGCAGCCGCTCCAAGGTGTGGCAGACCGCCGCCGGGGCGGTGCTGACGACACGGCCCCAGGCGCCCATCGTCGCGCGCGAATACGAGATCGCGGTGGACGTGGATGGCGCCGTCCAGCCGGGCCTCAACGAGAACGGCTCCCTTGGACAGCCGCCCTTGAACCGCTCGCTTCGGGGGATGGGGCCCGGCAACCTCGTCAACGTGCGGGTCAGCGTCAGCTGGGTCGAGCCGGCCCGGTCCGGACGTCAGGTGGTCGTCCTCCAGACGCGGATGGCGCCATGA
- a CDS encoding pilus assembly FimT family protein: MTLLELLAGLAVLGILATLALGELGGSMERQRESGAARDLVSAALQARQRAQATHQPIRFVVDANVPLADGTVRNVARWERPRCDNTWDSDSCPATSCEATTCRQTPSCCDEVGADIPLPPSMNASPVHGLCFLPTTGRPVRVEGDLTCMLSSRGRPDALAAAAPGTLKLTYSSGRAPTLFQVEGLTGLVSLLDCDALSASATAGKDCP; encoded by the coding sequence ATGACTTTGCTGGAGCTGCTGGCGGGGCTGGCCGTGCTCGGCATCCTGGCGACGCTGGCGCTGGGGGAGCTGGGCGGCAGCATGGAGCGCCAGCGTGAGAGCGGTGCCGCTCGCGACCTCGTCTCCGCGGCGCTGCAGGCGCGGCAGCGAGCCCAGGCCACCCATCAACCCATCCGCTTCGTCGTGGATGCGAACGTGCCGCTGGCGGATGGCACCGTGCGGAACGTGGCCCGCTGGGAGCGGCCGCGGTGCGACAACACCTGGGACAGTGACTCCTGCCCGGCCACGAGCTGCGAGGCCACGACGTGCCGGCAGACGCCATCGTGCTGCGACGAGGTGGGGGCGGACATCCCGCTGCCCCCGTCGATGAACGCCTCGCCCGTGCATGGGTTGTGTTTCCTGCCCACCACGGGACGGCCCGTGCGCGTCGAGGGCGACCTGACTTGCATGCTGTCCAGCCGGGGGCGGCCTGACGCGCTCGCGGCCGCCGCGCCCGGGACGCTGAAGCTCACCTATTCGTCCGGGCGTGCCCCCACGCTGTTCCAGGTCGAAGGGCTGACCGGCCTGGTGAGCCTCCTGGACTGCGATGCGCTGTCCGCGAGCGCCACCGCGGGCAAGGACTGCCCGTAG
- a CDS encoding hybrid sensor histidine kinase/response regulator, with protein sequence MSCSHPGQGRILVVGDSAGSLHGEQAVVTGAGYTVTPVSGGDGALAAFEAQPHDLVLIDLVTTGHAGLQTCSRLRSVPSARHTPVVFLAAPNDSPTLREALRCGADDLLLRPVHPAALLLRVRSLLRGSLLHGELARECARLRQRLDEAYIARRQKEELTELAVHDLKNPLACIEANVRYLLAEDASEVLESLRDILTASESMQRLVMDLMDLSRGEVRQLTPKLAPVDLVPLVREVCTSMRRRADERRQRFEFSPSAHPGRVLADQDLLRRMLENLLDNCLKYAPPGSAIQIAARSVCAGFLDVCICDQGPGIPPALRKKVFERYTRLDTAGHAGGHGVGLAFCQLAAEAHGGRIWVEDNAPVGSMFCLRLRAAQ encoded by the coding sequence ATGTCCTGCTCGCATCCAGGCCAGGGAAGAATCCTCGTCGTCGGTGACAGCGCTGGCTCGCTCCATGGCGAGCAGGCGGTTGTTACCGGTGCGGGCTACACCGTCACGCCCGTCTCCGGCGGTGACGGGGCGCTCGCGGCGTTCGAGGCCCAGCCCCACGACCTCGTCCTCATCGACCTCGTAACCACCGGGCATGCGGGGCTCCAGACCTGCTCTCGCTTGAGGTCCGTGCCGTCCGCGCGCCACACGCCGGTGGTCTTCCTGGCCGCTCCGAACGACTCGCCGACCTTGCGCGAGGCGCTGCGGTGCGGGGCGGATGACCTCCTGCTCAGGCCGGTCCATCCGGCCGCGCTGCTCCTGCGCGTCCGGTCGCTCCTGCGCGGCTCGCTGCTCCACGGGGAGCTGGCGCGAGAGTGCGCGCGCCTGCGGCAGCGGCTCGATGAGGCCTACATCGCGCGTCGGCAGAAGGAGGAGCTGACGGAGCTGGCGGTGCATGACCTCAAGAACCCGTTGGCCTGCATCGAGGCGAACGTGCGCTACCTGCTGGCGGAGGACGCCTCGGAGGTCCTGGAGTCCCTGCGGGACATCCTCACGGCCTCCGAGTCGATGCAGCGGCTGGTGATGGACCTGATGGACCTCAGCAGGGGCGAGGTCCGCCAGCTCACCCCGAAGCTGGCCCCGGTCGACCTGGTCCCGCTGGTGCGCGAGGTGTGCACCTCGATGCGGCGGCGGGCGGATGAGCGACGTCAGCGCTTCGAGTTCTCCCCCAGCGCCCACCCGGGCCGCGTCCTGGCGGACCAGGACCTCCTGAGGCGCATGCTGGAGAACCTGCTCGACAACTGTCTCAAGTACGCGCCTCCGGGGAGCGCCATCCAGATAGCGGCGCGGTCCGTGTGCGCGGGCTTCCTCGACGTGTGCATCTGCGACCAGGGGCCCGGGATTCCTCCCGCGCTGCGCAAGAAGGTCTTCGAGAGGTACACGCGGCTCGACACCGCGGGCCACGCGGGCGGCCACGGCGTCGGGCTGGCCTTCTGTCAGCTCGCCGCGGAGGCCCACGGCGGCCGCATCTGGGTCGAGGACAACGCGCCGGTCGGCAGCATGTTCTGCTTGCGACTGCGCGCCGCCCAATGA
- a CDS encoding autotransporter outer membrane beta-barrel domain-containing protein has product MSLMLLGALMFNPRVAAHEAPAAHAAPAAHEAPAAQAVPVTHEVPAAPVASAAPGLPWLGLMLDTGIPEGAGVSLALRPLRMLRLHGGVVHNAVSLGGRFGASFIPLQAFVRPTLTAEVGRLPEGNARRAIERVAGTLGAEGLLLERVGYDFANVHLGLELGSARRFSFFLRGGLSYVRTRVHGVEDWSKARASDVTVESITAPRVSGTLPTLKLGFLLYLG; this is encoded by the coding sequence ATGTCGTTGATGCTGCTCGGTGCGCTGATGTTCAACCCGCGGGTCGCGGCTCATGAGGCACCCGCTGCTCATGCGGCGCCAGCCGCGCACGAGGCACCTGCTGCCCAAGCGGTGCCAGTCACGCACGAGGTGCCCGCTGCTCCGGTGGCGTCCGCCGCGCCCGGCCTGCCCTGGCTGGGGCTGATGCTGGACACGGGCATTCCCGAGGGAGCCGGTGTGTCGCTGGCGCTGCGCCCGCTCCGCATGCTGCGGTTGCACGGCGGTGTCGTGCACAACGCCGTCAGCCTGGGCGGCCGCTTCGGCGCGTCCTTCATCCCGCTCCAAGCCTTCGTGCGCCCCACGCTGACGGCGGAGGTGGGCCGGCTGCCCGAGGGCAATGCACGCCGGGCCATCGAGCGAGTCGCCGGGACGCTCGGGGCGGAGGGCCTGCTGCTCGAGCGCGTGGGCTACGACTTCGCCAACGTCCATCTGGGCCTGGAGCTGGGCAGTGCGCGGCGCTTCTCCTTCTTCCTGCGCGGAGGCCTGTCCTACGTGCGCACCCGCGTGCACGGCGTGGAGGACTGGTCCAAGGCCCGCGCCTCCGACGTCACCGTGGAGAGCATCACCGCGCCACGCGTGAGCGGCACCCTTCCCACCCTCAAGCTCGGCTTCCTGCTGTACCTGGGCTGA
- a CDS encoding Csu type fimbrial protein, translating into MKSPQRLALTLAGVVALSSPAVAATATSNLDVSASVAANCLISTAAVAFGAYDPVSANASTALTGTGSVSVTCTSGSGATITLGQGDNADAASTDAAPLRRMSDGAANVLSYGLYQDAGRTTEWGNTAGTGVAHLGTGSATSITVYGSIPAGQSVPVGAYADTVLATITF; encoded by the coding sequence ATGAAGTCCCCCCAGCGTCTCGCCCTCACCCTCGCCGGAGTCGTCGCCCTGTCCTCGCCCGCGGTCGCCGCCACCGCGACGAGCAACCTGGACGTCTCCGCCAGCGTGGCGGCCAACTGCCTCATCAGCACGGCCGCGGTCGCCTTCGGCGCTTATGACCCGGTCTCCGCCAACGCCTCCACCGCGCTCACCGGCACCGGCTCCGTGTCCGTCACGTGCACCAGCGGCTCGGGAGCCACCATCACGCTGGGCCAGGGCGACAACGCGGATGCGGCCTCCACCGACGCGGCCCCGCTGCGCCGCATGAGCGACGGCGCGGCCAACGTCCTGTCGTACGGCCTCTACCAGGACGCGGGCCGCACCACCGAGTGGGGTAACACCGCCGGGACGGGCGTGGCGCACCTGGGCACCGGCAGCGCCACCAGCATCACGGTGTACGGCAGCATCCCCGCCGGCCAGAGCGTGCCGGTCGGTGCCTACGCCGACACCGTCCTCGCCACCATCACCTTCTAG
- a CDS encoding prepilin-type N-terminal cleavage/methylation domain-containing protein — MKRTPSWMRGFTLVELMIAAAVSVLLLTLALSASAQVQRRLVLEQQTMSAQVTGRAVKEFLGTEVLRVGVGMGNATVVFSQGDLRQGFTVWSEPDLSQGRPPLLAADPGFALPPASGPYAGMASDALQLWWGDTRGLIALDDCPGGKAYRVREGGPSRFCTAPAPSSELQPQAGQSTPAFLVNSGLALACHVEVSQVRVAAREVSAFVGRGTSSTQSGPCADAQDPVWERTGWLLLRAQGSSYRVNWATGNPVLEYLASGATTWTAMSRDVERLKIRQGIIDLSQPQLPPRWFPDAAAGRPAVDACTRGQPECAVDAGPAGAPEAPASTDAELRRLLQERVRSVEVTLVVRTPRRDLSSIQTDTTDDEGLPRDGYNRRTLTFRVSLRNNAFAGRLP; from the coding sequence ATGAAACGCACTCCTTCCTGGATGCGTGGCTTCACGTTGGTGGAGCTCATGATTGCCGCCGCGGTGTCCGTGCTGCTGCTCACGCTGGCCCTGAGCGCCAGCGCCCAGGTCCAGCGGCGCCTGGTGCTCGAACAGCAGACGATGTCGGCGCAGGTCACCGGGCGCGCCGTCAAGGAGTTCCTGGGCACCGAGGTCCTCCGCGTCGGCGTGGGCATGGGGAACGCGACGGTGGTGTTCTCACAAGGGGATTTGCGCCAGGGCTTCACCGTGTGGTCGGAGCCGGACCTGTCGCAGGGCCGTCCCCCCCTGCTGGCCGCGGACCCCGGCTTCGCGCTTCCGCCCGCGAGCGGGCCGTACGCGGGCATGGCCTCGGATGCCCTGCAGCTGTGGTGGGGGGACACCCGGGGACTGATTGCGTTGGACGACTGTCCCGGCGGAAAGGCCTATCGGGTCCGCGAGGGCGGCCCCTCGCGGTTCTGCACGGCGCCCGCGCCCTCCTCGGAGCTCCAGCCCCAGGCGGGGCAGTCCACGCCGGCGTTCCTCGTCAATTCCGGCCTGGCGCTGGCCTGCCACGTGGAGGTGAGCCAGGTGCGGGTGGCGGCCCGGGAGGTCTCCGCCTTCGTCGGCAGGGGGACGTCATCCACCCAGAGCGGCCCTTGCGCGGACGCGCAGGACCCCGTGTGGGAGCGGACGGGCTGGCTGCTGCTGAGGGCCCAGGGCTCGTCGTACCGGGTGAACTGGGCCACGGGCAATCCCGTCCTGGAGTACCTCGCGTCGGGGGCCACCACGTGGACCGCCATGAGCCGCGATGTCGAGCGTCTGAAGATTCGGCAGGGGATCATCGACCTGTCACAGCCACAGCTGCCCCCGCGGTGGTTTCCGGACGCGGCGGCCGGGCGGCCCGCCGTCGATGCCTGCACACGGGGCCAGCCGGAGTGCGCAGTGGACGCGGGGCCTGCGGGCGCTCCCGAGGCCCCTGCCTCCACGGATGCGGAGCTCCGGCGGCTCCTCCAGGAGCGCGTCCGGTCCGTGGAGGTGACGCTCGTCGTCCGCACGCCGCGCCGGGACCTTTCCTCCATCCAGACGGACACGACCGATGACGAGGGGCTTCCCAGGGACGGGTACAACCGGCGGACGCTCACCTTCCGGGTGAGCCTCCGGAACAACGCTTTCGCGGGAAGGCTGCCCTGA